In Carya illinoinensis cultivar Pawnee chromosome 9, C.illinoinensisPawnee_v1, whole genome shotgun sequence, the following are encoded in one genomic region:
- the LOC122274998 gene encoding protein LIGHT-DEPENDENT SHORT HYPOCOTYLS 10-like, with translation MSSDRRKDSAEGSSRASGATGDNHQLQQQPAPLSRYESQKRRDWNTFGQYLRNQTPPVSLSQCNFNHVLDFLRYLDQFGKTKVHLHSCVFFGQPDPPAPCTCPLKQAWGSLDALIGRLRAAYEEHGGSPEMNPFGNGAIRVYLREIKECQAKARGIPYKKKKKKRIQIKANDEAKAFEASSLIPLASSD, from the coding sequence ATGTCCAGTGATAGACGAAAAGATTCCGCGGAAGGGTCGTCACGAGCCAGCGGCGCCACCGGCGACAACCATCAGCTCCAGCAGCAACCAGCTCCTTTGAGCCGATATGAGTCTCAGAAAAGGAGAGATTGGAACACTTTTGGGCAGTACTTGAGGAATCAAACGCCCCCCGTTTCTCTCTCTCAGTGCAACTTCAACCATGTGCTGGACTTCCTTAGGTACCTCGACCAGTTTGGAAAGACTAAGGTTCATTTACATAGCTGCGTCTTCTTCGGCCAACCTGACCCTCCTGCTCCCTGCACATGTCCTCTCAAGCAGGCTTGGGGTAGCCTCGATGCGCTAATCGGACGGCTCAGAGCTGCCTATGAGGAGCATGGCGGCTCACCGGAGATGAACCCGTTCGGAAACGGAGCTATTCGGGTGTACTTGCGTGAAATTAAGGAGTGTCAAGCTAAAGCAAGAGGTATTCcatataagaagaaaaagaagaagaggattcAAATTAAAGCCAACGACGAGGCAAAGGCCTTTGAAGCAAGCAGCTTAATTCCCCTGGCCTCTTCGGATTAA